In one window of Pseudomonas putida DNA:
- a CDS encoding LysR substrate-binding domain-containing protein, giving the protein MSERIPALHALRAFEVASRYGSFTRAAEELALTQGAVSHHIKTLEAMFGCDLFERRGPKLRLTEHGRLLAQELKVGFKIIENACALLRQDRYGLRLKAASTLTVRWLLKALDGFKKIDDSCSVQLSSVWMDIDTVDFYSEPYDCAILLGSGNFPADVESLKLFDEWLIPVCHPDYLKDPEPDLSVLRDCEFLHPSSDRRDWRRWLARVDALDISIDQGQVFDTLDQGISAAQQGLGISVVDLALASADLAAGRLITPFKQAVATGDGYYMTWLKASPKARQMSKLRDYLLGQVPPLALKDINYLYG; this is encoded by the coding sequence ATGTCAGAACGGATTCCAGCCCTGCACGCCTTGCGTGCCTTCGAAGTGGCTTCTCGTTACGGCTCCTTCACCCGCGCAGCGGAGGAACTGGCCCTGACCCAAGGGGCAGTAAGCCACCACATCAAGACCCTCGAAGCCATGTTCGGTTGCGACTTGTTCGAGCGCCGTGGCCCCAAGCTGCGCTTGACCGAGCACGGTCGGTTGCTGGCCCAGGAGCTCAAGGTCGGCTTCAAGATCATCGAGAATGCTTGCGCATTGTTGCGCCAGGACCGTTACGGCCTGCGCCTGAAAGCCGCCTCCACGCTCACCGTGCGCTGGCTGCTCAAGGCACTGGACGGTTTCAAGAAGATCGACGACAGCTGCAGCGTGCAACTGTCGAGCGTGTGGATGGACATCGACACGGTAGATTTCTATTCCGAGCCCTACGATTGCGCCATCCTGCTGGGCAGCGGCAATTTCCCTGCCGATGTGGAGAGCTTGAAGCTGTTCGATGAATGGCTGATTCCGGTCTGCCACCCCGACTACCTCAAGGATCCTGAGCCAGACCTGTCGGTGCTACGCGACTGTGAATTCCTGCATCCCTCGTCCGACCGCCGTGATTGGCGGCGCTGGTTGGCGCGGGTCGATGCCCTGGACATCAGCATCGATCAAGGGCAGGTGTTCGACACCCTTGACCAAGGGATCTCCGCAGCCCAGCAAGGGCTGGGCATTTCGGTGGTCGATCTGGCACTGGCCAGTGCCGACCTGGCCGCCGGGCGCCTGATCACACCCTTCAAGCAGGCCGTGGCGACTGGCGATGGCTATTACATGACCTGGCTCAAGGCCAGCCCCAAGGCCCGGCAGATGAGCAAGCTGCGCGATTACCTGCTTGGCCAGGTGCCACCGCTGGCG
- a CDS encoding YqcI/YcgG family protein translates to MFTGYGNCYRLDALELADEHVRNRQHWTYKTIEHFKEILGNPGFPCLFGRKAVAAATCHIIFARADDPANDIARGLADYVSTIAPIPLKQRIGNPLLVFLETTTDATLAEQQALAWKILQQVHARDPQPWPQDVPRDPHDTQWSFCFAGMPLFINMSFPAHRQMKSRNLGNSIAFVINPRESFDEVASAGTESGQRIRARIRERVAQYNDGVIPDSLGFFGQDDNFEWKQYQLQEAGSLNPSRCPFHAAATPENQIEN, encoded by the coding sequence ATGTTTACGGGTTATGGAAACTGCTATCGCCTGGATGCGCTAGAGCTGGCCGATGAACATGTTCGGAACAGGCAGCATTGGACCTACAAGACCATAGAGCACTTCAAGGAAATCCTCGGCAACCCTGGCTTTCCCTGTCTCTTCGGACGCAAGGCGGTCGCTGCCGCCACCTGCCACATCATTTTCGCCCGCGCCGATGATCCGGCCAATGATATCGCCCGCGGTCTCGCCGACTACGTCAGTACCATCGCGCCGATCCCGCTCAAGCAGCGCATCGGCAACCCGCTGCTGGTGTTTCTGGAAACGACCACCGACGCAACGCTGGCCGAACAGCAGGCCCTGGCCTGGAAGATCCTCCAGCAGGTCCACGCCCGCGACCCTCAGCCTTGGCCACAGGATGTGCCACGGGACCCGCATGACACTCAGTGGTCGTTCTGCTTTGCCGGCATGCCACTGTTCATCAACATGAGCTTTCCCGCCCATCGCCAGATGAAAAGCCGCAACCTGGGCAACAGCATCGCCTTCGTCATCAACCCACGGGAGAGCTTCGACGAAGTGGCCAGTGCAGGCACCGAAAGTGGCCAGCGCATCCGTGCGCGGATACGTGAGCGGGTTGCGCAGTACAACGACGGGGTCATCCCCGACAGCCTGGGGTTCTTCGGCCAGGACGACAACTTCGAATGGAAGCAGTACCAACTCCAGGAGGCCGGCTCGCTCAACCCGTCGCGCTGCCCCTTCCATGCCGCTGCAACGCCTGAAAACCAGATCGAGAACTGA
- a CDS encoding LysE family translocator, whose protein sequence is MNTALTATYALTVLLLIATPGPVVALIVNTAAASGSRKALFTAVGTNWASLVLIGAAAWIIMTSAAIDKAWLSSMSLLGCLFIGYIAVGTLREALQQQPREHAAETVETPRSAGRGGLLQGFMVGISNPKDIIFFIAFFPQFIQVTESFEKSMVVLSLLWIAIDFAVLSLYIFAIGKIASQRSNRLISLASGVALLLIAAGGLLYNLKELAA, encoded by the coding sequence GTGAATACCGCACTGACTGCTACCTACGCCCTTACCGTCCTGCTGCTGATCGCCACGCCAGGCCCGGTAGTGGCGCTGATCGTCAACACCGCTGCCGCCTCCGGTTCGCGCAAGGCCCTGTTCACCGCCGTCGGCACCAACTGGGCGTCACTGGTGCTGATTGGTGCTGCCGCCTGGATCATCATGACCAGCGCCGCGATCGACAAAGCCTGGCTCAGCAGCATGAGCCTGCTGGGCTGCCTGTTCATCGGCTACATCGCCGTGGGCACGCTGCGCGAAGCACTGCAGCAGCAACCTCGGGAGCACGCCGCCGAAACCGTCGAAACGCCGCGCAGCGCCGGCCGAGGCGGCCTGCTGCAAGGTTTCATGGTGGGCATTTCCAACCCCAAGGACATCATCTTCTTCATCGCCTTCTTCCCGCAGTTCATCCAGGTCACTGAATCCTTCGAGAAGAGCATGGTGGTGCTGTCGCTACTGTGGATCGCCATCGACTTCGCGGTGCTGAGCCTCTACATCTTCGCCATCGGCAAGATCGCTTCGCAGCGCAGCAACCGCCTGATCAGCCTGGCCTCTGGCGTCGCCCTGCTGCTGATCGCCGCGGGCGGCCTGCTCTACAACCTCAAGGAGCTGGCCGCCTGA
- a CDS encoding bifunctional allantoicase/(S)-ureidoglycine aminohydrolase, translating into MSNHSYFAPHGGHPAQTELLTDRAMFTEAYAVIPKGVMRDIVTSHLPFWDKMRMWVIARPLTGFAETFSQYIVEVAPEGGSERPELDPNAEAVVFVVEGEIDITVEGKHHTLVPGGYAFLAPGADWSLRNNSKANVTFHWLRKHYQKVEGLAVPESFVTHRDNATVIEMPGTEGRWVTTRFVDMADMRHDMHVNIVTFQPGGVIPFAETHVMEHGLYVLEGKAVYRLNQDWVEVEAGDFMWLRAFCPQACYSGGPGPFSYLLYKDVNRHVHLTLNPQR; encoded by the coding sequence ATGTCGAATCACTCCTACTTCGCCCCCCACGGTGGGCACCCGGCTCAAACCGAGCTGCTGACTGACCGTGCCATGTTCACCGAGGCCTATGCCGTCATTCCCAAGGGCGTGATGCGTGACATCGTCACCAGCCACTTGCCGTTCTGGGACAAGATGCGCATGTGGGTCATCGCCCGCCCACTGACTGGTTTTGCCGAAACCTTCTCGCAGTACATCGTCGAAGTCGCCCCTGAAGGCGGCAGCGAACGCCCTGAGCTGGACCCGAATGCCGAAGCCGTGGTGTTCGTCGTCGAAGGCGAGATCGACATCACCGTCGAAGGCAAGCACCACACCTTGGTGCCTGGTGGCTACGCCTTCCTCGCACCAGGGGCCGACTGGAGCCTGCGCAACAACAGCAAGGCCAACGTCACTTTCCACTGGCTGCGCAAGCACTACCAGAAAGTCGAAGGCCTGGCGGTTCCCGAATCGTTCGTCACGCACCGCGATAACGCCACGGTCATCGAGATGCCGGGCACCGAAGGGCGCTGGGTCACCACTCGCTTCGTCGACATGGCCGACATGCGTCACGACATGCACGTCAACATCGTGACCTTCCAGCCAGGCGGCGTGATTCCGTTTGCTGAAACCCACGTCATGGAACACGGCTTGTACGTGCTCGAAGGCAAGGCGGTATATCGCCTCAACCAGGACTGGGTGGAAGTGGAAGCCGGTGACTTCATGTGGCTGCGTGCGTTCTGCCCACAAGCCTGCTACTCGGGTGGTCCAGGGCCGTTCAGCTACCTGCTGTACAAGGACGTGAACCGTCACGTGCACCTGACGCTCAATCCGCAGCGCTGA
- a CDS encoding START domain-containing protein: MPQLLSRIRLAMLCALVLPTLALSADNWRLTHQESGIDIYLGDVQGSLYQQFRGVVRIKASVRTLSDLQENLRVACKWLYACAQMRLLEVDGDSTWVYLTTELPWPAQPRDMVLRVRTERLDDGSLIRRLGADPDKVPEAPGFIRVRQLQGEWIMHPLAERDTEVTYRLQADPAGDVPGWLANRFVVDAPMVTLKTLRAVAERQP; this comes from the coding sequence ATGCCGCAGCTCCTGTCCCGAATTCGCCTCGCCATGCTCTGCGCACTTGTCCTGCCGACGCTTGCGTTGTCTGCCGACAACTGGCGCCTCACGCACCAGGAAAGCGGCATCGACATTTATCTTGGCGACGTCCAGGGATCGCTCTACCAGCAATTTCGCGGCGTTGTCCGCATCAAGGCCAGTGTCCGCACCCTGAGCGATCTTCAGGAAAACCTGCGTGTCGCCTGCAAGTGGTTGTACGCCTGCGCACAGATGCGCCTGCTGGAAGTGGATGGCGACAGCACCTGGGTCTACCTCACCACCGAGCTGCCCTGGCCGGCGCAACCCCGGGACATGGTCCTGCGCGTACGTACCGAGCGGCTCGACGACGGCTCACTGATTCGCAGGCTCGGCGCTGACCCGGACAAGGTGCCGGAGGCCCCCGGCTTCATTCGCGTGCGCCAATTGCAAGGTGAGTGGATCATGCACCCGCTGGCCGAACGTGATACCGAGGTCACCTATCGGCTGCAGGCCGATCCTGCCGGTGATGTACCGGGCTGGCTGGCCAATCGTTTTGTGGTCGACGCGCCAATGGTCACGCTGAAAACGCTCAGAGCGGTGGCCGAGCGCCAACCCTGA
- a CDS encoding ABC transporter substrate-binding protein: MRAFVLSCFMLLVAAPATAKEQPPDLTPVHLGVGGQAVIYNLPLTVALEQGYFRDEGLDVKVIDFTGGGKAAQALVADAVQVVSGAYEHTLRLQARGQVLQAFVLASERPQLAMGVSSRTLANYRSIADLRGKTIGISAPGSSTQMLANRVLAKGGLSTEDVAFATVGTGAIAVQAMLSGKIDALVNAEPLISLLEQQQAIRLIADARTPAGTAALFGGPMPGNTLYAKSTYIQNNPQTVQALTNAMLKALTWLHDATDAEVADLVPTPYLMGDAELYRQAFRNIQPSLSVNGRFPAEGARNALQALQSFDPVMAQRQINLQATWTNQFVDQATQP; encoded by the coding sequence ATGCGCGCATTTGTTCTCAGTTGCTTCATGCTGCTGGTTGCAGCCCCTGCCACGGCCAAAGAGCAACCCCCTGATCTGACCCCTGTCCACCTGGGCGTCGGTGGCCAGGCCGTCATCTACAACCTGCCGCTGACCGTCGCACTGGAACAGGGCTATTTCCGCGATGAAGGTCTCGATGTGAAGGTCATCGACTTCACTGGTGGCGGCAAGGCGGCACAAGCGCTGGTGGCCGATGCCGTGCAGGTGGTCAGTGGCGCCTACGAGCACACCTTGCGCCTGCAGGCTCGCGGCCAGGTACTTCAGGCCTTCGTGCTGGCAAGCGAGAGGCCGCAGCTCGCCATGGGCGTCTCCTCCAGAACCCTGGCGAACTACAGGTCGATCGCAGACTTGCGAGGCAAGACCATCGGCATCAGCGCGCCCGGCTCCTCGACCCAGATGCTCGCCAACCGCGTGCTGGCAAAGGGAGGGCTAAGCACCGAGGACGTTGCCTTTGCCACCGTCGGCACCGGTGCGATAGCAGTACAGGCGATGCTGAGCGGCAAGATCGATGCGCTGGTCAACGCCGAACCCTTGATCAGCCTGCTGGAGCAACAACAGGCGATCCGCCTGATCGCAGATGCGCGCACTCCCGCCGGCACCGCGGCGCTGTTCGGCGGCCCCATGCCGGGTAACACCCTCTATGCCAAAAGCACCTACATCCAGAACAACCCACAGACCGTTCAAGCCCTGACCAATGCCATGCTCAAGGCCCTGACCTGGCTGCACGACGCCACGGATGCGGAAGTCGCCGACCTAGTGCCGACACCCTACCTGATGGGTGACGCAGAGCTTTATCGCCAGGCGTTTCGCAACATCCAACCATCCCTCAGCGTGAACGGTCGCTTCCCTGCAGAGGGGGCGCGCAACGCTTTGCAGGCGCTGCAGAGTTTCGACCCGGTCATGGCCCAACGCCAGATCAACCTCCAGGCGACATGGACCAATCAGTTCGTTGACCAAGCCACGCAACCATGA
- a CDS encoding ABC transporter ATP-binding protein — protein sequence MTSTLALEMLDVEARHDRLLALARVDLNVREGEFVCVLGPTGCGKSTLLDLAAGLKPAYSGQIRCHGKPLVGLNHHASYMFQHDALLPWRTALDNVSLPLQLRGVNKQHANQQAACWLRQVGLTDVPDRYPHQLSGGMRKRVALAQALIHDTSLLLMDEPFAALDAQTRQAMQQLLLELWDEQRKSVLFVTHDLDEAITLADRVLVFNAGPASRCIEDIRIPLPRPRDTMSLRKNPESAALYQRLWHTLGHLPPATTIARD from the coding sequence ATGACCTCCACACTCGCTCTGGAAATGCTCGACGTGGAAGCGCGTCACGATCGCTTGCTGGCATTGGCACGGGTCGACCTGAATGTACGTGAAGGTGAATTCGTCTGCGTATTGGGCCCTACCGGTTGCGGCAAGTCGACCCTGCTCGACCTCGCCGCAGGCCTCAAACCGGCCTACAGCGGGCAGATCCGCTGCCATGGCAAGCCCTTGGTCGGGTTGAACCACCACGCTTCCTACATGTTTCAACACGATGCGCTGTTGCCGTGGCGCACAGCGCTCGACAATGTGAGCCTTCCCCTGCAACTGCGTGGCGTGAACAAGCAACATGCCAACCAACAAGCCGCGTGTTGGTTGAGGCAAGTCGGGCTGACCGACGTTCCCGATCGCTACCCTCACCAATTGTCTGGCGGCATGCGCAAACGTGTCGCCCTAGCCCAGGCGCTGATTCACGACACTTCGCTGCTGCTCATGGACGAGCCCTTCGCTGCACTGGATGCCCAAACACGTCAAGCCATGCAGCAATTGCTGCTCGAATTGTGGGACGAACAACGCAAGTCGGTCTTGTTCGTCACCCACGATCTCGACGAAGCCATCACCCTCGCCGACCGCGTACTGGTTTTCAACGCCGGCCCTGCATCCCGGTGCATCGAAGACATTCGAATACCCCTGCCACGCCCACGTGACACGATGTCACTACGCAAGAATCCCGAGTCCGCAGCTCTGTACCAGCGTCTATGGCACACGCTGGGGCACCTGCCTCCCGCCACTACAATCGCCCGAGACTGA
- a CDS encoding ABC transporter permease — protein MFWTTLWLLRAALLLALFSFWSWLAADEELAFFVGHPHAVLQQLWRWLSTGNGSLELYWQDHLLTTLNFPGTLYPHLLVTLTETLLAFLLGLTSGLALGLWLGLTPTLARVLSPFIKAANAVPRVVLAPLLVMWLGLGIASKVALGITLVFFAVFFNVYQGVREVSPALLANVRLLGANRWQLIRIVYLPAALGWVFSSLNTVIGLAFVGVVVGEYLGSTRGIGYLILQAEATFDVNTVLAGIIVLTCCALLFDVLLARLERRLSAWRQQSDDEPRRW, from the coding sequence ATGTTCTGGACCACCCTCTGGCTACTACGCGCCGCCCTCCTGCTCGCACTGTTCTCCTTCTGGTCATGGCTGGCTGCCGACGAAGAGCTGGCGTTCTTTGTCGGTCACCCACACGCAGTCTTGCAGCAACTCTGGCGCTGGCTGAGCACGGGCAACGGTTCGCTGGAGCTGTATTGGCAGGATCATCTGCTGACTACGCTGAACTTCCCCGGCACGCTCTACCCTCACTTGCTGGTCACACTGACCGAAACGCTCCTGGCCTTTTTGCTAGGGCTCACCTCAGGCCTGGCACTCGGTCTCTGGTTAGGGCTCACGCCCACGCTGGCGCGGGTATTGTCGCCGTTCATCAAGGCTGCCAATGCGGTCCCCAGGGTGGTGCTGGCGCCCTTGTTGGTGATGTGGCTGGGGCTGGGCATCGCCTCGAAAGTCGCGCTGGGCATCACATTGGTATTCTTTGCGGTCTTCTTCAACGTCTACCAGGGCGTGCGCGAGGTAAGTCCTGCGCTGTTGGCCAACGTAAGATTGCTTGGCGCCAACCGCTGGCAACTCATTCGTATCGTCTATCTGCCTGCCGCCCTGGGTTGGGTGTTTTCCAGCCTGAACACTGTCATCGGCCTGGCATTCGTGGGGGTCGTGGTCGGTGAATACCTGGGATCGACACGCGGAATTGGCTACCTCATCCTGCAAGCCGAGGCCACCTTCGACGTCAACACCGTGCTGGCGGGCATCATCGTTCTCACCTGCTGCGCCCTGCTCTTCGATGTCCTGCTCGCCAGGCTGGAGCGGCGTCTGTCAGCGTGGCGCCAGCAGTCGGATGATGAACCGCGACGTTGGTAG
- a CDS encoding DUF1652 domain-containing protein, producing the protein MSLIGVSMLEMRQLIEQACLPDRCEVSSPDGVSLTIRLGRGESLEDGYTLTGVPLDSLNSCRDLVGLVGQLRGAQRVGHAPDLKVTAQKAFI; encoded by the coding sequence ATGTCGTTGATCGGCGTTTCGATGCTGGAAATGCGTCAGTTGATCGAGCAGGCCTGTCTGCCCGATCGTTGCGAAGTGAGTAGCCCCGATGGCGTCAGCCTGACCATTCGCCTGGGGCGTGGTGAGAGCCTGGAGGATGGCTACACCCTGACAGGCGTACCGCTGGATAGCCTTAACAGTTGTCGTGACCTGGTCGGTTTGGTCGGGCAATTGCGTGGCGCGCAACGAGTGGGGCATGCGCCTGACCTCAAGGTGACTGCCCAGAAGGCTTTCATATAG
- a CDS encoding DUF6555 family protein — protein sequence MIDAKLFVIDYALHGEHKSFIIRAERMDNAEAWHWASCDAGVGKIGRYGREKIKKVSRPMAERYGISEVSWRASG from the coding sequence ATGATTGATGCAAAACTGTTCGTGATCGACTATGCGCTGCACGGCGAGCACAAGTCGTTCATCATTCGCGCCGAACGTATGGATAATGCCGAGGCCTGGCATTGGGCAAGTTGCGATGCCGGCGTCGGCAAAATCGGCCGCTATGGCCGAGAAAAGATCAAGAAAGTCAGTAGACCCATGGCCGAGCGCTATGGCATCAGCGAGGTGAGCTGGCGCGCCTCTGGCTGA
- a CDS encoding pirin family protein: MKKILGIHRSPHAHWVGDGFPVRSLFTYDQLARHISPFLMLDYAGPHTFPPTNARRGVGQHPHRGFETVTIVYQGELEHRDSTGAGGLIGPGDVQWMTAANGIIHEEFHSPAFARSGGVLEMVQLWVNLPARDKLTPAGYQTLLDAEIPRVALGEGIGSLRVIAGDYRGHRGPARTFTSMDVWDVRLQAGATLHLPIALGRNAALVALRGSIRVNDQQDVSPASLVLLERDGEHASVTALEDATLLLLSGEPIDEPIVGYGPFVMNSQAQIAEAFDDFHAGRFGQMVKS, translated from the coding sequence GTGAAAAAGATTCTGGGTATTCACCGTAGCCCTCACGCCCATTGGGTTGGGGATGGTTTCCCCGTGCGCAGCCTGTTCACTTACGATCAACTGGCACGCCATATCAGCCCGTTCCTGATGCTGGACTACGCTGGCCCTCACACGTTCCCGCCGACCAACGCCCGTCGCGGAGTCGGCCAGCATCCGCATCGCGGCTTCGAGACCGTGACCATTGTCTACCAGGGAGAACTCGAACACCGAGACTCCACCGGCGCCGGCGGCTTGATCGGCCCTGGCGACGTGCAGTGGATGACCGCGGCCAATGGCATCATCCATGAAGAATTCCATTCGCCGGCCTTTGCCCGCAGCGGTGGCGTGCTTGAGATGGTGCAGCTGTGGGTCAACTTGCCTGCCCGCGACAAACTGACTCCGGCGGGTTACCAGACGCTACTGGATGCTGAGATTCCCCGAGTAGCGCTAGGCGAGGGTATCGGCAGCCTGCGGGTGATCGCAGGCGATTACCGTGGACATCGGGGACCTGCCCGGACGTTCACGTCCATGGATGTGTGGGACGTGCGTTTGCAGGCTGGCGCAACGCTGCATTTGCCGATTGCGCTGGGGCGTAATGCCGCGCTGGTTGCACTGCGCGGGTCGATACGGGTTAACGACCAGCAGGACGTCAGCCCGGCCAGCCTGGTGTTGCTGGAGCGCGATGGCGAACATGCCAGCGTGACTGCACTGGAAGACGCCACCTTGTTGTTGCTCAGTGGCGAACCGATCGATGAGCCGATCGTTGGTTATGGCCCGTTCGTGATGAACTCCCAGGCTCAAATCGCCGAAGCATTCGACGACTTCCACGCAGGGCGTTTTGGGCAGATGGTGAAATCCTGA
- a CDS encoding HEAT repeat domain-containing protein, translating to MPKRSRYLIALLLILAIPGVIGYLWRAPKPVPSSLPPQSYAKALRQAHEGLPGAARVLYQQLQRNDLPPIRRAALYAELPHYPSPQALKLAQQDLDHGDPLVRRAAITSIRRLLPPAQRSLVLGPLLEDDDQNVRFAVVDALLGLDPDAIGLYFRPLQAALEQYQQALEQRPDDAEAQVHLARLYLHEQDYPQAEAALQRSLALAPQDLQALATRVRLLERQGQHDASREVLGKALALRPDSAFLQYELGLWLTRHDQQEYALLAFSRAVELEPDNADYRYTLAVTLHDLEQVEAAQKQLETLLDRQPANRRARVLLIRYWKETGQLQNVQVLLAELERQNPDDPYLQQGL from the coding sequence ATGCCCAAACGTAGCCGCTACCTGATCGCACTGCTGCTCATCCTGGCGATCCCAGGGGTGATCGGTTATTTGTGGCGCGCGCCGAAACCGGTGCCCTCCAGCCTGCCGCCGCAGAGCTATGCCAAGGCACTGCGCCAGGCCCACGAAGGTCTTCCGGGGGCAGCCCGGGTGCTCTACCAACAGTTGCAACGCAATGACCTGCCGCCGATCCGGCGCGCTGCGCTCTACGCCGAACTCCCTCACTACCCCTCCCCCCAGGCGCTGAAACTGGCCCAGCAGGACCTCGACCACGGCGATCCCCTTGTACGCCGTGCGGCGATCACCAGCATCCGGCGCCTGCTGCCACCAGCCCAACGCAGTCTGGTCCTCGGCCCTCTGCTCGAGGATGACGACCAGAACGTACGGTTCGCCGTGGTGGATGCATTGCTGGGTCTGGACCCCGATGCCATCGGCCTGTATTTCCGACCGCTGCAGGCCGCCCTGGAGCAATACCAACAAGCACTCGAACAGCGACCCGACGATGCCGAGGCACAAGTCCACCTGGCGCGCCTGTACCTTCACGAGCAGGATTATCCGCAGGCCGAAGCGGCGCTTCAGCGCAGCCTTGCTCTGGCACCGCAGGATCTGCAAGCGCTGGCAACGCGGGTACGCCTGCTGGAGCGCCAAGGCCAGCACGACGCCTCCCGCGAGGTGCTGGGCAAAGCCCTGGCGCTGCGCCCGGACTCTGCGTTTCTGCAATATGAACTGGGCCTGTGGCTCACCCGCCATGATCAACAGGAATACGCCTTGCTGGCTTTTTCCCGTGCCGTGGAGCTGGAACCGGACAATGCCGACTACCGATACACGTTGGCCGTCACCCTGCATGACCTTGAACAGGTCGAAGCAGCACAAAAACAGCTGGAAACCCTGCTCGACCGCCAGCCTGCCAATCGTCGAGCTCGGGTACTGCTGATTCGCTACTGGAAGGAAACCGGGCAGCTGCAGAATGTACAAGTCTTGCTCGCCGAACTAGAGCGACAGAACCCAGACGATCCCTATTTGCAACAAGGTTTGTAG
- a CDS encoding response regulator has protein sequence MSGSLSLDERTLILAPEQVAATVAKLLSGSGIECLCTSDKQRFGLWLAEGVAVVIVDSQALTDDPQSPLHLFIDSQPEWSDLPVLLLNTHATTVNASMLQGLGNLSYLSYPFDEQQLLGTTNQALRARRRQYMARNALSALHQRLESLQTGDQARHQTRKMEAIGHLAGGVAHDFNNLLTSIGGSFELIDRRLQQGRTEGLDKVLRMGQDAVARGATLTHRLLAFSSRQSLQSQAVDLHALLQPARLQAILGSSVKLSLRVSDELWPVEADDKQLRESLNNLLLNAREAMPSGGRLSIEASNQHIDAAQFQDAGLSSGDYLQLTISDTGQGMSQGTLEHAFEPFFSTKPVGQGIGLGLSMVYGFSKQSHGHVTVDSQIGRGTRVDLYLPRCVGIPPQALEAASTPTAGNCREVLIVEDDREVRELLCQALCDDGFPCQSACNATQALHLLRSPQPIALLISDVGLPGMNGRQLAEIARTLRPNLPVLFITGYAETAMSREGFLAPGMQLICKPFELNQLSQRVAQMLGEA, from the coding sequence TTGTCCGGTTCGCTGTCGTTGGACGAACGCACCCTGATCCTCGCACCCGAGCAGGTTGCAGCGACCGTCGCCAAACTGTTGTCTGGCAGCGGTATTGAATGCTTGTGTACAAGCGACAAGCAGCGCTTTGGCCTATGGCTGGCAGAGGGTGTCGCCGTGGTAATCGTCGACTCGCAGGCTTTGACCGATGACCCGCAGTCACCCCTGCACCTGTTCATCGATAGTCAACCCGAATGGTCCGACCTACCGGTATTGCTGCTCAACACCCATGCGACGACCGTTAATGCGTCGATGTTGCAAGGGTTGGGTAATCTTTCGTACCTGAGTTACCCCTTCGACGAACAGCAACTTCTGGGCACGACGAACCAAGCTCTGCGCGCTCGGCGTCGACAGTACATGGCGCGCAACGCGTTGAGCGCGCTGCACCAGCGCCTGGAAAGCCTACAGACTGGCGACCAGGCCCGACACCAGACTCGCAAGATGGAAGCTATCGGCCATTTGGCCGGCGGCGTTGCCCATGACTTCAACAATCTGCTGACCAGCATCGGCGGTAGCTTCGAATTGATCGACAGGCGTCTGCAGCAAGGACGCACCGAAGGGCTCGACAAAGTCCTGCGCATGGGGCAAGACGCCGTAGCCCGCGGGGCGACGCTGACTCACAGGCTGCTGGCCTTTTCTTCCCGTCAATCGCTGCAGAGTCAGGCGGTGGACCTGCATGCCCTGCTCCAGCCCGCGCGGTTGCAGGCTATATTGGGCAGCTCGGTGAAACTGTCCTTGCGCGTGTCGGATGAACTCTGGCCAGTCGAGGCAGACGACAAACAGTTACGCGAATCGTTGAACAACCTGCTGCTCAACGCTCGGGAAGCCATGCCCAGCGGGGGGCGGCTGTCTATCGAAGCCAGCAACCAGCACATCGACGCTGCACAGTTCCAGGATGCTGGCTTGAGCAGCGGCGACTACCTGCAACTGACCATCAGCGACACTGGCCAGGGCATGTCGCAAGGCACCCTGGAACATGCCTTCGAACCCTTTTTCAGTACCAAGCCCGTGGGCCAGGGCATAGGTCTGGGCTTGTCGATGGTCTATGGGTTCAGCAAGCAGTCCCACGGCCATGTAACGGTGGACAGCCAGATTGGCCGGGGCACGCGGGTGGATCTCTACCTGCCGCGCTGCGTGGGCATCCCGCCGCAGGCCTTGGAGGCTGCAAGTACGCCGACGGCTGGGAACTGCCGCGAGGTGTTGATCGTCGAGGACGATCGCGAAGTGCGCGAGCTGCTCTGCCAGGCGTTGTGTGATGACGGCTTCCCCTGCCAAAGCGCCTGCAACGCTACGCAGGCGCTGCACCTTCTGCGTTCCCCACAGCCCATCGCCCTGCTTATCAGCGATGTCGGACTGCCAGGCATGAATGGTCGACAGCTCGCCGAGATTGCTCGCACACTACGACCGAACCTGCCTGTCCTGTTCATTACCGGTTACGCGGAAACGGCAATGTCCCGCGAAGGCTTCCTCGCCCCTGGCATGCAACTGATCTGCAAACCCTTCGAGCTGAACCAGTTGAGCCAGCGCGTGGCACAGATGCTCGGGGAAGCATGA